Proteins co-encoded in one Cucurbita pepo subsp. pepo cultivar mu-cu-16 unplaced genomic scaffold, ASM280686v2 Cp4.1_scaffold000109, whole genome shotgun sequence genomic window:
- the LOC111783864 gene encoding zinc finger protein CONSTANS-LIKE 16-like, with translation MSTKSSIANAVGGKTARACDSCFRKRARWYCAADDAFLCQSCDSVHSANPLARRHQRLRLNSPTSSDSKPPSPSWVSGFTRKPRTPRPPPRPKSDDLLSNPSFSLVPEADDATSHEDNEEDHLLYRVPTFDPFLPSDDLDLADFAADLERQCFDMEGLGLVKVEDLHEQQEADYCRAQHQFEAQMDLMREPFELIPVVDVKNERQEDCAEETEDESKTQRKRRVTLRLDCEAVIAAWGDDKSPWTTGERPDLDPDQPWPHFMAFCEVRNRQGCGEYGMSTVAMGDGGREARVSRYREKRRTRLFSKKIRYEVRKLNAEKRPRMKGRFVKRTAFTHPVLPIVSIK, from the exons ATGTCAACCAAAAGCAGCATAGCCAACGCAGTGGGCGGAAAGACAGCCAGAGCCTGCGACAGCTGCTTCCGAAAGCGAGCCCGATGGTACTGCGCTGCCGACGACGCCTTTCTCTGCCAATCCTGCGACTCCGTCCATTCAGCCAATCCCCTGGCCCGTCGCCACCAACGCCTCCGCCTTAACTCACCCACCTCCTCCGATTCCAAACCCCCTTCTCCCTCGTGGGTGTCCGGCTTCACCCGCAAGCCCCGCACCCCTCGGCCCCCTCCCCGCCCAAAATCCGACGACCTCCTCTCTAACCCCTCCTTCTCCCTCGTCCCCGAGGCCGACGACGCTACCTCCCACGAAGACAATGAAGAGGATCACCTCTTGTATAGAGTCCCCACTTTCGACCCCTTCCTCCCCTCCGATGATCTGGATCTTGCGGATTTTGCTGCCGATTTGGAGAGGCAGTGCTTTGACATGGAGGGGCTCGGGTTGGTTAAGGTGGAGGATCTTCACGAACAACAAGAAGCTGATTATTGTAGGGCTCAACATCAATTCGAGGCTCAGATGGATCTGATGCGAGAGCCCTTCGAGTTGATACCAGTGGTGGATGTCAAGAATGAAAGACAAGAAGATTGTGCAGAGGAAACAGAGGATGAATCGAAAACgcagaggaaaagaagagTGACATTGCGATTGGATTGTGAGGCAGTAATTGCCGCCTGGGGTGACGACAAGTCTCCATGGACTACCGGAGAACGCCCCGATTTAGACCCCGACCAACCCTGGCCTCACTTCATG GCGTTTTGTGAAGTGAGGAACCGGCAGGGGTGTGGGGAATATGGGATGAGCACGGTGGCGATGGGGGACGGCGGGAGGGAGGCGCGTGTTTCGCGGTACAGGGAGAAGCGGCGAACGAGGTTGTTTTCGAAGAAAATAAGGTACGAAGTTAGGAAATTGAATGCGGAGAAGAGACCCAGAATGAAAGGGAGGTTCGTGAAGAGAACAGCTTTTACACACCCAGTTCTTCCCATTGTGAGTATCAAGTAa